The Pseudodesulfovibrio sediminis genome includes the window GGCGCTCTGTCTCAAGGATATCGGAGTCCACTGCGGACAAGGATTTTTCCTTGCAAAACCAGCAGCTCCGAAACCGTCCGTCAGCCCGGACTGCCTCGACCTCAGACCTATCAGTGATTTTTCAAATGCCATCACCTGTTCACAGCCAGTAGGTGAAATCGCACAGGCTCCGCATGCTGTTGAGCCGGACTTCCTTGTCTCACAAGCCCAAAACTTCTTCAAAAAGAACAACACATTCAGCAACATCGTTGTTACTCAGAAGAACCTTCCCAAAGGGCTGATCATGGAATACCAGCTCAACCGACAGCTCTCATCCCAATATGGCATCGCCCTTTATCACAAGCGTTCAGTGGAATCGATCATGGATGACAACCCGCTTGTGGTGGATTTCGATACGCCGGTTGAGCAGGCTGCGCACACAGCCATGAAACGAGAACCATTCAAGGCATACGACGATATCATCGTGACCAGAAAAGGTCTGCTCTACGGTGTGGTTACTGTCCAATGTCTGCTGAATGCCCTGGCGAAAATCCAGGTGGAAATGGCCAAGGGAACCAACCCTCTCACCGGCCTACCAGGCAACGTGGCCATTGAGCAGGAAGTGGAAAACCGCATCAAACAACACAAATCTTTCAGTATTATTTATGGCGATCTGGACCATTTCAAGGTGTTCAACGACACCTATGGATTCAAGAATGGCGATCGTATCATCAAACTGGCGGCCGATATCATGAGCTGGGCAACACGCAAACATGCCCCGAAGGAGGCCCGTCTCTGCCATATCGGCGGGGATGATTTCGTCCTCATCACCACGGCCGATTCAGTCCCCAAGATTTGCAAATCCATCGCTCGATGTTTCGGACGATTGGTCAACAACTGCTATTGTGCGGAGGATCGAGAACGAGGATGGATAAAGGCCAAGGGACGAGATGGCAAGGAACGAAATTATCCGCTTGTGACCATTTCACTCGGTGTCATTGAAATCTTCGGCAAATGCTCACTTATGGAGATCGGCGAACGAGCGGCTCACATCAAGAAATACGCAAAATCCATCCCCGGCAACTCCGTTGCCATCGACCGGAGACCGGCCGTTGGCAGCGAAGAGCTTATTCAATCAAAAAACAAACGTCCCTGATCAATGGGGGCAGACCTATCTGGTCAGTTTGCGGAACTTGAGCTTGTGGGGCTGATCAGCATCCGAACCCAACCGTTTTTTCCTGTCTGCATCATAGTCATTGAAGTTGCCCTCGACCATGACCACCTTGGAATCGCCTTCAAAAGCAATTATGTGGGTGGCGATACGATCAAGGAACCAACGATCATGGCTGATAACCAGCACACACCCTGCGAAGTTTTCCAGACCATCCTCAAGGGCGCGCATGGTATTCACATCAAGGTCATTGGTCGGTTCATCAAGAAGCAGGACGTTGGCACCGGATTTGAGCATCTGGGCCATATGCACACGGTTCCGCTCACCACCGGAAAGGACATCCACTTTCTTCTGCTGATCCTGACCTGCAAAATTGAACCGAGAGCAGTAAGCGCGAGCATTGACTTCACGTTCACCCAGCTTCACGAATTCATTTCCGCCACTGATAATTTCGTATACGGTTTTGCCCGGCGTCAGCGACCCTCTGTTCTGATCGGCGTAAGCAAGCTCTACGGTAGCTCCCACTGTCATGGTGCCAGAATCCGGCTGTTCGTCGCCGACAATCATCTTGCACAGCGTGGACTTACCCGCTCCGTTGGGGCCGATAATACCGACGATAGCATTGGGGGGAATGATGAAATTCACATCTTCCATAAGCAACTTGTCACCCATGGATTTGGTGACATTCTCTGCGACAATGACCTGCTTGCCAAGATGCGGTCCCGGCGGAATGTAAATCTGCAGGTCATCGGCAAATTGCGCGCTCTCATGGCTGACCATGGATTCATAGGCGTTGATACGGGCCTTGCTTTTTGCACGACGTCCTTTGGGGGACATACGAATCCATTCCAATTCACGCTGCAACGTCTTCTGACGATCCGCTTCCTGCTTGCCTTCCTTCGCAAGGCGATTCTGTTTTTGATCCAGCCAGGAAGAGTAATTGCCCTTCCAGGGGATCCCGCGCCCACGATCAAGCTCCAGAATCCAACCAGCCACATTATCAAGAAAGTATCTGTCATGGGTAACGGCGATAACCGTGCCGGGGAATGAAGACAGGAACCGTTCCAGCCAAGCCACGGAGTCCGCATCAAGATGGTTGGTCGGTTCGTCCAGCAACAGAATGTCCGGAGACTGCAACAACAGACGGCATAAAGCGACACGGCGTCTTTCACCACCGGAGATCACGGAAACTTTGGTATCACCGGGAGGACAACGCAGGGAATCCATGGCCATTTCAAGCTTGGAATCAATATCCCAGGCTCCCTTGGCATCCATCTGCTCCTGCACCTTGCCCTGACGCTCGATGAGCGCATCCATTTCGTCCGCTTCCATGGGTTCGGCAAACTTCTCGTTGATGGCATTGTATTCACGGATAATATCCATGATTTCCCCAACACCTTCTTCGACCACCTCGCGCACGGTGCGATTATCGTCGACCAATGGTTCCTGTTCGAGGTACCCGATGGAAAACCCATCCTTGACCTGAATTTCACCCTCGAATTCCGTGTCCACGCCTGCCAGAATTCTGAGCAAAGAGGATTTACCCGATCCGTTGAGACCGAGAACACCAATCTTGGCGCCATAAAAATAGGAAAGCGAAACGTTCTTCAGCACTTCCCGCTGTCCGTGACGCTTGGTCACCTTGTACATAGAATAGATTATCTTTTCAGACTCGACGCTCATACATACCTCACAGCCGTGTTTATCCGCCCTACTTTAAAGATAGGACTGCAACACCGCTTTCAAATCGTTATTGTCATATTCATGGACGGCCAATTTCTCACCAAGGACAAATGGGAACCGATCATTCTCGTACAGCACACCAAGGGGAATGCTTTCACCAAATTCTTCACTTTTCGCCATAGCCGCCAGCCAGTTCTGCGGATCGTGATCTTTCAAAAAATACGTTCGTTCCTGATACCAGGAAAACGTGTTCACCTTGTTGAAGGAAACACAGGGCTGCAAAATATCAACCATGGAAAACCCCTTGTGATTCACCGCTTCCTTGATAACGGAAACAAGGTGTTCAGGCTCACCGGAAAAAGCCCGAGCAACAAAACCCGCTTTCATGGAAACCGCAGTGGCCACGGGATTGAACGCTTCGGAGCGGGAACCATCAGGCTGGGCCTTTGTCACCTGTCCGCGCGCCGTTGTAGGGCTGGCCTGTCCTTTGGTCAACCCGTAAATCTGGTTGTTATGCACCAACAGTGTGATATCGAGATTACGTCTGATAGCGGCCAGAAAGTGATTGCCGCCCTCTCCGTAGCTGCATCCGTCACCAGAAACGCACACAACAGTCATTTCAGGGTTCGCAATCTTCATTCCCTGTGCCATGGGCAATGACCTTCCATGCAATCCGTTGAACATGTGGCAGTTCATATAATGCGGCATCTTCGCCGCCTGACCAATACCCGATGAAACCATGAGTTCATGCGGTGGAATATCCAACTCCGTCAATGCCGTTTTCAAACTCTTGACGATGGAAAAGTTACCACAACCAGGGCACCATGAGGTCTCGAATTCGCCATATTCTTCGATGGAAACCATAATTATCTCCCTGATCTAAATGATATTTTCCAGGCCACGCAAGACATACTCCGACGTCATCGGACGACCATCAAATCGCAGGATGTACTCCCGCACCATAAACCCGGTCTCCTGAGCCACGAGCCGTGCAAACTGACCGGTGGCATTTCCTTCCACCGCAACTACTGTTCCCGCTTCTTCGAGGAAGTCCATGAACTGTTCTTCCAGAAGAGGAAAGAGCTGCTTGAAGTGCAGCACGGCAATGGATTTTTCAAAGGAGGCCGCTTCCATGGCATCCAAACACGCGCCAAGAGAAGAGCCCCAGCACAAGAGCAGGATATCAGCCCCCTCTTCACCATAATAATCAGGGTCAATGACCTCATCCTCAAGGCCGAACTGTTTGCTCAATCGTTTGGAATTCTGCAACACTCGATTGAGGCCGTCCTCGGTGATGGTGGAATCTTCGGCATGTTCATGCGAATCCGCCCGCACAAGAGCCTTGGAAAACCCAGGAACCAAACGCGGAGAAATACCGTCGTCAGTCAGCGCGTACCGCTTATACGTCTTCTCGTCGGCCTCCAGCATGGGCCGGGCGGTCTTGGGCATGGCATCGATATCAAAGGGTTCCACCGCGCGATATGAATCGGAAAGATATTGGTCAGAAAGAATGAAAACCGGGGTCTGGTATGTTTCAGCCAGATCAAAAGCCCGGTGAGTGAGATAAAAACACTCCACCGGATCAGCCGGAGCGAACACGGCGCGTGGGAACTCTCCATGACCGGCATTCAACACAAGATTCAGGTCGCCCTGCTCGGTACGTGTCGCCATCCCGGTGGCAGGACCGGGACGCTGCACCACGGCACAGACAAGTGGCGTTTCGGAAACACCGGCCAAGCTAACGCCTTCAACCATCAGCGAAAACCCACCGCCCGATGTGGTCACCATGGCGCGTGCGCCGGCAAAGGATGCGCCCAGTCCCATGTTTACAGCAGCAATTTCATCTTCCACCTGCTCATATTGAAGCCCCAGCGGTGCACCCTTCTGAATGAGAGTAAGTGCAACTGTGGTTGCCGGAGTCATGGGGTAAAACGACACGAAATTGCATCCGGCGGCCAAAGCCCCCATTGCGATCGCCTCGTTGCCGTTCATCATCATCCGTGCTGGCACATTCTCATGAGGAGGTGCGATACACGAAAAATCATACGTCTGAGCTGCAACCCATGCATAGGATTTGCGCAAAACCTCAATGTTGGCTTGAACAATTTCTTCCCCTTTTTTGGCAAAGGTCTCAGAAAGCAACTGTTCCAGAATCGAAAGATCATGACAGATCAAAGCACCAAGGATACCAAGGGCGACGACATTGTAAAAGAGCGGTTTTGGAGCCAGCTCTTTGAACGGAATACGCAACGCATTGAAATCAGAGGTCTCAATATCATCGCCCGCTACGACAATGCCCCCCGGGGTCAGCATATCCTTGTGTAGTTCAAGGCTCTCCTTGTTGAGCGCAACCAGAATATCCATTGATTCGACCGGGCCGAACAAGGGCTCTGTGCCCACGCGAATGGCATAGGTGTTATGCCCGCCCCGCACTCGAGACATATACTTCTGGTTGACCAACAGGTGGTAACCTGAACGGGTAACGCCTTTGGAGAGAAGGCGTCCGATCGTCGCCAATCCCTGACCTGCGGCCCCGCCAATAACAATATTCATACTTGAATCTGACATGCAAACCCCTTTGTTGCCGACAAGAAAAAGCCGGAGAGGGAATCCTCTCCGGCCAGATGAATGAATGTGTTAAGCGTCTGTCGGAGGAGTGAACACGCGGGTGCCAAGGTCTCGGTCCAGCATGAACATGCCACCGCCATCGCCAAGCATTTTCAATTTGCCGACGATATCGCCAACGGTATCTTCCTCTTCAACCTGCTCTCCAATGAACCATTGCAAAAAGATGCCGACAGCATGATTCTTCTCTTCCACGGCGAGATCGGCCAAAGCATTGATACGGGCGGTTACACCCTGCTCATGAGCCAGCGCCTCTTCGAATGCAGCCAGAGGTGTTTCCCAGATATAATCAGGTGCATCGATCTGACCGATCTTTGCATGACCGCCAGCTTCATTGATGTAGGCGAAGAACTTCATGGCATGGAACATCTCTTCCTGATACTGCGCATTCATCCATGCGCTGAAACCGCCAAGGCCTTCCTGTGCAAAGTGAGAGCACATGGACAGATAAATATGTGCCGAAAAAATTTCCCAATTCATCTGCTCATTGAGTGCAGCTTCCATCTTTTCACTAAGCATAATCGCGACTCTCCCTATGGGTTGATGTTTTGTTACAGTAAATATTCTGCATACTCTCTCGGAATATGGTCAGCTTAAATGATAATCATCATAAAACTCATGACTAGACGCAATGCATCATTTTTTCATTTCATTTGCAAGAATTTGCGACGACGAATGTGCTCAAAGCTCCTGTTTCAGGAAGCACTATTTGAGTCTGTTCTCATCAAAGATGGCTTGAAGCCGATAAGCCAGATGCGTATTGCGCTTTCCTGCCGTGGCATTGTTCAAGCCAATCTTGAAGGCTCGCTCCGAACCTATCAGAACAGCCAGCTCACGAGCACGAGTCAACCCGGTATAGATCAGGTTGCGCTGCAAGAGAAGGAAATGCTGGGTGACCACAGGCATGACCACAGCCTTG containing:
- a CDS encoding ferritin — encoded protein: MLSEKMEAALNEQMNWEIFSAHIYLSMCSHFAQEGLGGFSAWMNAQYQEEMFHAMKFFAYINEAGGHAKIGQIDAPDYIWETPLAAFEEALAHEQGVTARINALADLAVEEKNHAVGIFLQWFIGEQVEEEDTVGDIVGKLKMLGDGGGMFMLDRDLGTRVFTPPTDA
- a CDS encoding 2-oxoacid:ferredoxin oxidoreductase subunit beta encodes the protein MVSIEEYGEFETSWCPGCGNFSIVKSLKTALTELDIPPHELMVSSGIGQAAKMPHYMNCHMFNGLHGRSLPMAQGMKIANPEMTVVCVSGDGCSYGEGGNHFLAAIRRNLDITLLVHNNQIYGLTKGQASPTTARGQVTKAQPDGSRSEAFNPVATAVSMKAGFVARAFSGEPEHLVSVIKEAVNHKGFSMVDILQPCVSFNKVNTFSWYQERTYFLKDHDPQNWLAAMAKSEEFGESIPLGVLYENDRFPFVLGEKLAVHEYDNNDLKAVLQSYL
- a CDS encoding 2-oxoacid:acceptor oxidoreductase subunit alpha, with amino-acid sequence MSDSSMNIVIGGAAGQGLATIGRLLSKGVTRSGYHLLVNQKYMSRVRGGHNTYAIRVGTEPLFGPVESMDILVALNKESLELHKDMLTPGGIVVAGDDIETSDFNALRIPFKELAPKPLFYNVVALGILGALICHDLSILEQLLSETFAKKGEEIVQANIEVLRKSYAWVAAQTYDFSCIAPPHENVPARMMMNGNEAIAMGALAAGCNFVSFYPMTPATTVALTLIQKGAPLGLQYEQVEDEIAAVNMGLGASFAGARAMVTTSGGGFSLMVEGVSLAGVSETPLVCAVVQRPGPATGMATRTEQGDLNLVLNAGHGEFPRAVFAPADPVECFYLTHRAFDLAETYQTPVFILSDQYLSDSYRAVEPFDIDAMPKTARPMLEADEKTYKRYALTDDGISPRLVPGFSKALVRADSHEHAEDSTITEDGLNRVLQNSKRLSKQFGLEDEVIDPDYYGEEGADILLLCWGSSLGACLDAMEAASFEKSIAVLHFKQLFPLLEEQFMDFLEEAGTVVAVEGNATGQFARLVAQETGFMVREYILRFDGRPMTSEYVLRGLENII
- the ettA gene encoding energy-dependent translational throttle protein EttA, whose protein sequence is MSVESEKIIYSMYKVTKRHGQREVLKNVSLSYFYGAKIGVLGLNGSGKSSLLRILAGVDTEFEGEIQVKDGFSIGYLEQEPLVDDNRTVREVVEEGVGEIMDIIREYNAINEKFAEPMEADEMDALIERQGKVQEQMDAKGAWDIDSKLEMAMDSLRCPPGDTKVSVISGGERRRVALCRLLLQSPDILLLDEPTNHLDADSVAWLERFLSSFPGTVIAVTHDRYFLDNVAGWILELDRGRGIPWKGNYSSWLDQKQNRLAKEGKQEADRQKTLQRELEWIRMSPKGRRAKSKARINAYESMVSHESAQFADDLQIYIPPGPHLGKQVIVAENVTKSMGDKLLMEDVNFIIPPNAIVGIIGPNGAGKSTLCKMIVGDEQPDSGTMTVGATVELAYADQNRGSLTPGKTVYEIISGGNEFVKLGEREVNARAYCSRFNFAGQDQQKKVDVLSGGERNRVHMAQMLKSGANVLLLDEPTNDLDVNTMRALEDGLENFAGCVLVISHDRWFLDRIATHIIAFEGDSKVVMVEGNFNDYDADRKKRLGSDADQPHKLKFRKLTR
- a CDS encoding GGDEF domain-containing protein, giving the protein MHQELPKHLHAQFRVGTTLTQTLVLITIRDYYTLREMYGQSFVDLLEKELKQSLTQTAAKNRTKQTHIQHVGPGITAFLVPQDNNPADTAYEYKIQAQNDMERTMLRHTGLGIDLGMGFALIPHTKTDSFDTLIVHALQEARRMESRPLNMNELSITSRFNTILTQGWVTAHYQPILDFRSDTILGWEALARGPEGSSFRSPVMLFETAEELGRLFALEKLCREAAISNVGKLTEGQKLFLNIHPKTMGDPSFTPGNTMRLMEQANLTPDNIVFEITEQHSVQDFDLFYRTLEHYRSQGFQIAVDDAGAGYAGLALIAELQPDYIKIDKSLIIDIHKDPVKRALVETTATFADKIGSRIIGEGIECKDQALCLKDIGVHCGQGFFLAKPAAPKPSVSPDCLDLRPISDFSNAITCSQPVGEIAQAPHAVEPDFLVSQAQNFFKKNNTFSNIVVTQKNLPKGLIMEYQLNRQLSSQYGIALYHKRSVESIMDDNPLVVDFDTPVEQAAHTAMKREPFKAYDDIIVTRKGLLYGVVTVQCLLNALAKIQVEMAKGTNPLTGLPGNVAIEQEVENRIKQHKSFSIIYGDLDHFKVFNDTYGFKNGDRIIKLAADIMSWATRKHAPKEARLCHIGGDDFVLITTADSVPKICKSIARCFGRLVNNCYCAEDRERGWIKAKGRDGKERNYPLVTISLGVIEIFGKCSLMEIGERAAHIKKYAKSIPGNSVAIDRRPAVGSEELIQSKNKRP